The Arthrobacter zhaoxinii sequence GCCACGTATCGAATGTGCCGGTGCCGGTCACCCGCCAGGCAATCTCCACCGGCGATCCGGTGGAGAACGGAACCGAGGCGTCGGCCGTGTCCACTAAGCCCCAGGCCTGAAAGTCCGGGGCGTCGCTCAGGTCCAGCACCCTGTCCTCGCCGAGGACCACGGTGTCCCGGCAGGCCGCTTTCGAGACTTCCGCGCCGTCGTTCGACGCCGGCTGCTCGTCCGCGCTCGACGAGCCGGCGGCCGTGCAGGCGGACAGCAGCAGCACCGCCGCCGCTGCGGCTGTGAGTCCCTTTACGTTGCGCATTGGCGCCCACCCCGTCGTGTTTGGTGGGGACATCATGACACAGGGCAGCAGATCACGCGCCGATGTCCCTCCGGGTGAGCGCGAAGGCCGCAAGCAGCACCAGCAGCGCACTTGTTCCGTACAGTGCGCCGAGCCCGGCCCAGTCGGCCCCGTTGCTGAGCGGGCCGGCGCCGAAGGCCCAGTGATAGGGCGTCCAGGCGTGGAGGTAGTCCAGGTCAGGGTTCTGGTTGGCCACCGCGTTGAGGGCGTACCCGCCGACGGCGACCGCAACGGCCGCAGCGAGCGCCCAGACACGGCGGCCGGTGATGGCTCCCGCTGCCAGGGCGATGGACGCGGTCAGGAGTGCCAGTCCGATGAGCGCCGCGCACCCGGCCCAGACATGGGAAGGAACGAGTCCGAGTTGTGCTGGGCGGTTGAAAACCAGCACGGCCAGGCCGGTGAAAAGGCCGAGCAGCAGCAGGCGGGCAGCAATGGCGGCGCTGCGCTCCAGGACGAGCTGGACCCGGCCGACTGCATGCGCCAGGACGAGTTCCAAGGCCCCGCTCTCTTCGTCGCCGGCAATGGCCCGGGTTCCCCAGGAAACGGCGGCGATGGTGAAAAGGGCGAACCCGATGAGGCCGAAGAACGTCGACTGGGTGTATCCGGCGCCGGTGGTCAGCTCGTCATAGCCCAGTGCGGAAATGAGTTCGGGCGGCAGGCTCTGCAGGAGATCCTGGAAATCCTGGCCGGCCAGGGACGGATACAGGGGCAGGTACAGGCTCAGGACAGCCAGGATGCCCGCCGCCCATCCCAGAAGCGGACGCCATGACCCGGCAAGCGAACGGGTGAACAAGGGGAGGCGACTCATTCGCCCGCACCGCCGTCGGCCGGTCCGGCAGTGTTCTCCGGCCCGTAGAACCGCAGCACGGCCTCCTCGAGGTCGGGCTCCTGCACCACCAGGTCCAGGAGGTGGTATCCCGCCAGAGCCGTGATCAGGTCCGGCATGTCCCCCTCGAACCGGGCAGAGATTGAGGCTGCGTCCCCGGACCCCGGGTCGGCGGGCACCTGCAGCAGCTCAAATCCAGGCACCCGCCGAAGGCGTTCAACCAAGGCAGGTGCCTCTGCCGCAGCAATTCCAATCCGCACCCGGCGGCCGGCCGAAGCCCGGATGGCCGCGGTGCCGGCGGCGGATATCACTGTCCCTGACCGGAGGATGGCCACAGTGTCAGCGGCCTCCTCGATCTCGCTGAGAACGTGCGAACTAAGCAGTACCGTCTGGCCGTTGCTGCTCGCCTCCCTCACCAGCGCCAGAAACTCCTGCTGGATCAGCGGATCCAGTCCGCTGGTCGGTTCGTCCAAAATGAGCAGCGGGGGTTGGTGCATGAATGCCTGAATGAGTCCCAGTTTCTGCCGGTTTCCCTTGGACAGGGCACGCGCCGGGCGGCCGAGGTCCAGATCGAGCCGCTCCGCCAGCGCCGGAACGGTTCCCGGATCCACGGGTCCACTGATGCGCGAGAAAAAGCGGAGAAGTTCCCGTCCGCTGACTCTGTCCGCGACGGCCAGTTCTCCCGGCAGGAACCCGATTCGCCGGCGCAGGGCCGGGCCGCCGCTGCGGGGATCAACGCCGAGGACGGTTACCTCCCCGGAGCTGGGCCGCAGCAGGTCCAGCAGCAGGCGCATAAGCGTGGTCTTACCGGCACCGTTGGGACCGATGATCCCGAAGACACTTCCGGCGGGAACCTCTAAATCGATGCCTTTCAGCGCTTCAACGCGGCCGAAGTACTTCTGCAGCCCCCGGGTGCGGACAGCGGTTGAGGCAGAGCCAGTACCCATGGGGTCAGGCTACGCGCCTGCCGCGGGTGCCGGATAGGCGGCGGTGCCGGACGCCGGAGCGGGCCAGGATACGTCCGCCGGAGGATCCTCCCCCACCAGCCCGTCCACGGATTCACGAATCAGATCGGCATGACCGGTATGCCGGGCATATTCCTCGATCAGGTCGATCAGCATGCGGCGCAGGCTGCCGGCCTGACCCTCGATGGCGGGCAGCAGCTGGTCGAGTCCGCCGTCGTCGAGTGCGGCGGCAAGGCGTTTCCGGGAGCGCCCGACGGCGCCGCTCCACAGGGCGTAGAGGTCCTCCGGACTGTCGTCTGCGGCGGTGCGCCAGTCCCAGTCCGGATCGCTCTGCCAGTCCACGGCATTCCACGGGGCTCCCGGGTCCTGACCTTTCAACCGCCAGGCGAAGTAGGTATCTTCCACACCCGCCAGGTGCTTGAGCAGACCGCCGAGGGTAATCGCTGAGGCGCCGACGGTCCTGGTGAGCGCTTCAGCATCAAGGCCGCCTGTTTTCCAGGCAAAGGTGGCACGCTGCCGGTCCAGGGACCCCAGCAGGGTTTCTGTTTCCGTTCCCGCCAGCGGGGGTTCGATTTTGCGCGTGAGTTCTTTTTCGGTCATGACGCGGAAGGCTACGCGGGAGGGGGCACCACCGTCCACGGGTACAGTAACTGCGGTTTACCTCCAGTAGCGATCGACACACTCCATGGGATCGCCTCCGTTGCCGGATGTACCCAAGTACCCCAGCATGAGAGCGGCTCGCCTTTCCTCTGCAACAGGGTGTGACGATCCCGCCTGAGCAGAAGCGATCGCATTGAGTGCAGCAACGGCCTCATCGACGTCACCGGGCTCAAGCATTCCCTCGTAGTATGCCGTTGTCATCCAGACACCGGCGAAACAGTCGGCGATTGCCTCCTTGTTGGAACCGGTAAAAGCGGGGACCTGCCCCGGATAGAAACGTTCCCACTGGATACTCAGTTCGTCCTGCACACTATGCCCATATTCATGGGCGACTATAACGGCCGCCGCGAAGTCACCCACCCGCATACTTGTCCTGCCCAGAACGTCCCCCTTCCACATGCGCTGCATGGTCGTGACAGGAAATATTACTGTTCCATTATCGGAACCGTTGGCCACGTTATAGGGATCCCTGGAGCAGTAGTAGGCATTTGGATGATCATGCGGCACCACAGTGGAACCGCAGTTCATAACGTAGGCAGGGTCCGTCTCATAGACCACTTTGAAATAGACCACTGGTTCGGCGAAGTTGTTCTCGGTAAACCATTGGGTCCACTTTTTGTGCAGGTCTTCGAGGATCCACTCCACATATTCCTTGACCGTGTAGGAGTATGTGTTGGTTGTAACTTTGCTCTGCGGAGGGGCGGCGCCCTGTGGTGCCTCATTCAAAGGCTCCAGGCAGGATTCGTCTACCCGATCCGCGCACTGATTTGCGGAGAAGATTTCGGGCACCGCTGTCGCAGACGGTGAGGGGGAACTCGGCTCAGAGCCCGGTTGTTCAGCCGGAATACTGGTTTGCGTCTGAGCTGTCGCAGACGGTGAGGGGGAACTCGGTTCAGAGCCCGGTTGTTCAGCCGGAATACTGGTTTGCGACTCACCTGTTGCAGAGGTGGTTTCCGACGTTGGATCACCCTCTTTGGGCAGCAAGGAGCAGCCACTGGCGAACAATGCGCCAACGGTGAGCAGCCCCAGAAGGCAGCGGTTAAAGTGCTGATGCATGTTGGTCGTCCTTCGCATCGGGAATGAACGAGTGGTCCTGCAATGCCGCTGCGGTGTCAACCTGCACCGTGCAACGGGGCTTCCGGCTTGCGCCGACGCATATCCATCCCCCGAGGCGGATTTTAGTCCGCGGTCAGAAGCCGCTGCGAGGTCGAAAGCCGGTTTCGGCTGCCGAAAGCCCCGGAAACCGGAGACGCGCATAAAAAAACCCGCTGCCCTAACGCGGGCAGCGGGTTTTTCATTGCTCAGAAAGCTCCGAGCCTTGGAACTAGAAGTCCCAGTCGTCGTCTTCCGTGTTCACGGCCTTGCCGATCACGTAGGACGAGCCGGAGCCGGAGAAGAAGTCGTGGTTCTCGTCGGCATTCGGCGACAGGGCCGAAAGGATCGCCGGGTTCACGTCCGTCAGGGTGGACGGGAACATGGCCTCGTAGCCCAGGTTCATCAGCGCCTTGTTGGCGTTGTAGTGCAGGAACTTCTTGACGTCCTCGGCCAGGCCGACGCCGTCGTACAGGTCATGCGTGTACTGGACTTCGTTTTCGTACAGCTCGAAGAGCAGCTCGTACGTGTAGTCCTTCAGTTCCTCGCGGCGTTCCACGGGAACGGTCTCCAGGCCGCGCTGGTACTTGTAGCCGATGTAGTAGCCGTGCACGGCCTCGTCACGGATGATCAGGCGGATCAGGTCGGCCGTGTTTGTGAGCTTGGCCCGCGAAGACCAGTACATCGGCAGGTAGAAGCCCGAGTAGAAGAGGAAGGACTCCAGCAGGGTGGAAGCCACCTTGCGCTTCAGGGGATCATCGCCGCGGTAGTAATCGGTGATGATCTGCGCCTTCTTCTGCAGATGCGGGTTCTCCGTGGACCAGCGGAACGCCTCGTCAATCTCCTTGGTGGAAGCCAGGGTGGAGAAGATCGAGGAGTAGCTCTTGGCGTGCACGGACTCCATGAACGCAATGTTCGTGTAGACCGCTTCCTCGTGCGGGGTCAGCGCATCGGGGATCAGCGAGACGGCGCCGATGGTGGCCTGCATGGTGTCCAGCAGGGTCAGGCCGGTGAACACGCGCATGGTGAGCTGCTGCTCATCCGGAGTCAGCGTGGCCCAGGACTGGACGTCGTTGGACAGCGGCACCTTCTCCGGCAGCCAGAAGTTGTTGACCAGACGGTTCCAGACCTCAACGTCCTTCTCATCCTGGATCCGGTTCCAGTTGATCGCCTCGACGCCGTCGATCAGCTTCAGCTTCTCGGTCATGAGTAATTCCTTGTCTTCAAAAGTTCGGGGAAAGGGGTGCGGAAAGCAGCAGCGTTACAGCATGCAGGAAACGCAGCCCTCAACCTCGGTGCCTTCCAGCGCAAGCTGGCGCAGGCGGATGTAGTAAATGGTCTTGATGCCCTTGCGCCAGGCGTAGATCTGCGCCTTGTTGATGTCGCGGGTGGTTGCGGTGTCCTTGAAGAACAGCGTCAGGGACAGGCCCTGGTCCACGTGCTGGGTGGCAGCGGCGTAGGTGTCGATGATCTTCTCGTAACCGATTTCGTACGCATCCTGGTAGTACTCCAGGTTGTCGTTGGTCAGGTACGGCGCCGGGTAGTACACGCGGCCCAGCTTGCCTTCCTTGCGGATCTCGATCTTCGACGCCACCGGGTGAATGGAAGAGGTGGAGTTGTTGATGTAGGAGATCGAACCGGTGGGCGGCACGGCCTGCAGGTTCTGGTTGTAGATGCCGTGCTCCATGACCGAAGCCTTCAGCGCCTCCCAGTCAGCCTGGGTGGGGATGTGCACGCCCTCGAACAGCTCACGCACGCGCTGGGTCTGCGGAACCCATTCGCGGTTGGTGTACTTGTCGAAGTACTCGCCGGTGGCGTACTTGGAGCGCTCGAAGCCGGCGAACTTGCGGCCGGTTTCGATGGCCAGCAGGTTCGACGCCCGCACGGCGTGGAAGACCACCGTGTAGAAGTACATGTTGGTGAAGTCGATGCCCTCTTCGGAGCCGTAGTAGACCCGCTCACGCGCCAGGTAGCCGTGCAGGTTCATCTGGCCCAGGCCGATGGCGTGGGACATGTCGTTGCCCTTGGCAATGGACGGCACCGAGCCGATGTGGCTCATGTCCGACACTGCAGTCAGCGCGCGGATGGCCGTTTCAATGGTCCGGCCGAAGTCCGGCGAGTCCATGGTCTTGGCAATGTTCAGCGAGCCGAGGTTGCAGGAGATGTCCTTGCCGGTCTCGTCGTAGGACAGGTCATCCTTGTACGTGGTGGGCTGGGAAACCTGGAGGATCTCCGAGCACAGGTTGGACATGATGATCTTGCCCTCGATCGGGTTCTCCCGGTTCACCGTGTCCTCGAACATGATGTAGGGGTAGCCCGACTCGAACTGGATCTCGGCGAGGGTCTGGAAGAAGTCGCGGGCACGGATCTTGGTCTTCTTGATCCGCGCGTCGTCGACCATCTCGTAGTACTTTTCGGTGACCGAGATGTCGGAGAACGGCATGCCGTAGACCTTCTCGACGTCGTACGGGGAGAACAGGTACATGTCCTCGTCGCGCTTGGCCAGTTCGAAGGTGATGTCCGGGACGACGACGCCGAGTGAGAGGGTCTTGATGCGGATCTTCTCATCCGCGTTCTCACGCTTGGTGTCCAGGAACCGGTTGATGTCCGGGTGGTGGGCGTGCAGGTACACGGCACCGGCACCCTGGCGGGCTCCGAGCTGGTTGGCGTAGGAGAAGCTGTCCTCGAGGAGCTTCATCACGGGGATGACGCCGGAGGACTGGTTCTCGATCTGCTTGATCGGCGCGCCGACCTCGCGGATGTTGGTCAGCGCGAAGGCAACGCCGCCGCCGCGCTTGGACAGCTGCAGCGCGGAGTTGATGGAGCGCCCGATGGACTCCATGTTGTCCTCGATACGCAGCAGGAAGCAGGAGACCAGCTCGCCGCGCTGTGCCTTGCCCGCGTTGAGGAACGTGGGGGTGGCCGGCTGGAAGCGGCCCTCAATGATTTCATCCACCATCTGCGTGGCCAGCTGCTCGTCGCCGCGGGCCAGGTGCAGGGCAACCATGCAGACACGGTCTTCGTAGCGCTCCAGGTAACGCTTGCCGTCGAAGGTCTTCAGCGTGTACGAGGTGTAGAACTTGAACGCGCCGAGGAAGGTCTCAAAGCGGAACTTCTTCTTGTAGGCGCGGTTGTACAGCTCCTTGATGAAGGTCATGGAGTACTGGTCGAGCGTTTCCGGCTCGTAGTACTCATTCTTGACCAGGTATTCCAGCTTCTCTTCCAGGTCATGGAAGAAGACCGTGTTGTTGTTAACGTGCTCAAGGAAGTACTGGCGCGCAGCAGCGCGGTCGGCGTCGAACTGGATCTCTCCGTTCTTGCCGTACAGGTTCAGCATGGCGTTGAGCTCGTGATAGCCCAGGCCCTTGTAAGCCTCCGGGAGCTCCTTGGAGTCCGTCATGCCGGCTTCTGCGACTGATGTGTCCAAAACTTTTCCAATCCTTCGTTAACCTTGGCAACGTCCTCGGACGTGCCCATGAGTTCAAATCGATACAGCACGGGGACCTGGCATTTCACGGCAATGATGTCTGCCGCGAGGCAATAGGTTTCCCCGAAGTTTGTGTTGCCCGCCCCGATCACTCCCCGGATCAAGGAGCGGTTGTGCTCGCTGTTCAGGAACTTGATGACCTGTTTTGGAACGGCACCCCGGGCCGCTGCGCCCGGCTGGGCTGCCGTCCCGCCGTAGGTGGGAAGCAGCAGCACGTACGGGCTGCGGGCGAGCAGGGTGGGCTGGGAGGTGTGGAGCGGAAGCTGCGCCGCGCGGATCCCGAGCTTTTCCACAAAGCGGCGGGTGTACCCGGAGGCTGAGGAGAAGTAAATCAGGGACGCATCCGTTTCCGGCTGCCCATTCCCTGCGGATGCCGATGCCGGCCCGAGGCCGGCCTGGTCTGCCATCCCCAGTGTCATGGTTGCTGCGCTCCTGACGGGTACTGCGCGGGTGGTGCGTGGTGCGGATGATGCGAGGTGCTGCGGAACCGGGAACCCCCGGGGGTTCCCGGCCGCCCTTCGGCGGTGCCTAGGCTACGGAGGAAACCTGTGCCTGGGCCAGCTCTTCGATCTTGTCGGGCCGGAAGCCGGACCAGGAGTCCTGCTCGGTGACGACAACGGGTGCCTGCATGTAGCCCATGGCACGAACGCGCTCGAGGGCCTCGGGGTCCTGCGACATGTCCACGCTCTGGTACACAATGCCCTTCTTGTCGAGGGCGCGGTAAGTGGCGTTGCACTGTACGCAGGCGGGCTTGGTGTAAACCGTAACGGTCATGGCGTGGTCTCCCCTAGTGAAGCGTGAAGTCTGTTCTGTGATGCTGGATGGAGCTGGTGATGCGGGACGTTCGCGGTGCTGGAAATCTGCTTGCGGAGCTTCGTGAAGCTCCCGAAGTCTGTTCCTAGATACTACATCCAGTTCCCTGCCCAGACACTACATCTAGTGCGCCCCCCGAGGCGGAACCCCTACATGATGTATTACAAGTATGTCATTACATGGGGCGTCCGTCCACAGTTTGTGCACAGGCGGTGCCCCGTTATTCGGCGGATTTCCGGAGCTCGGCGGAGGTTCTCCACAGCCTGTGCAGAACGCAATGCACATGTGATGAGGCAGGCAAGATTCGTGCGTGTCGCGTACCGTGGGCGTGTCGGCCCTAGTGCCGGCCAACACTAGATATTGTGGTCGACGCCGCCGGGCAAGGAAGGAGGGCACAGGATGGTAAACCCCGTGCACTTGAAGACGCTGCTGGAGGTGATCCGCACCGGATCATTTGCCGCCGCCGCCCTGCGGCTGGGCTACACCGCCTCGGCAGTGTCCCAGCAGATGTCCGCTCTGGAGAAGGACACCGGAGCGCGCCTGTTCGAGCGTTCCGCCCGCACCGCTGCTCCCACGGACGCCGCCGTCGTCATGGCCAGGCACGCCGTCAAGGTCCTTACTGACATGGACGCCCTCCTGGCTGCCGCAGCTCGGCCCGGGCCGGGCAGCGGGCACGAGCTGCGGCTCGGCATCTTCCCCAGCCTCGCTACCTTTGCCCTGCCGGAGCTGCTTGCCTCACCCCGGTGGGTGGACCTGGGGATTGAGCTGCTGCTGTCCGTGGCTGAGCCCGCGCAGACCATCCAGGGCCTGCGTACCGGCGGCAACCTCGACGTCGCACTGGTGTATCAGGTGGGCCAGGGCGGACTGGCCTGGCCCTCCTCGATCAGCCGCCGGTGGCTGGGCGATGACAACTTCCGGGTGGTGCTGCCCGAGTCCTGGGGCATCCGCAGCGGCGCCGAGGTGACGGCTGAACAGCTGGCGGGGATGCCCTGGATCATGCACCACCCCGGCACCCCGGACGCCCTGGTGATTGAACGGCTCTTCGCCAGCTGCAGCCTGCACCCGCAGGTCGCCGCGTACTGCGATGACTTCAACGCCAGCCTGGCCATGGCGTCCGCCGGTCTGGGCGCGGCGCTGGTGCCGGAACTGGCGATGCTGAGCCGCCCCGCCGGCACGGTGGTGCTGGACGTCCCCGAGATCCGGCTGGCGCGGAGCATCTTCGCCCTGCTGATTCATGAACAGAACGTCCAGGTCGGGCTTTTCCTGGACCGGCTGGCCGAGGTGCTGGGCCGCCGCAGCATAGTGCCGCTCCCCACATAAGGCCCGCTGCAGGGCGAAAAAGTCGTTTCCCGGGGAACGCCCGGGCCATACTCGAATCATGACCACTGGCGAAAAAACCATCTCCAAACGGTCATTGAGTGCCGTTACCAACCGGGTAACCGGAGTCCTGCGTGTCACCCGCTTCCAGCTCGCCTTCAAGGCAACCCTCGCGGTCGGCATCGCCTGGACACTCGCCCCGCATGTGCCCGGGGTAGCTTCGCAGTACCCGTATTACGCACCGCTGGGTGCCATTGTCAGCATGTACCCCACGGTGTCCGGTTCCTTCCGCACCGGCATGGAGACCCTGGCGGGACTGGTGACCGGCATGCTCCTCGCGCTGGGGGCACTGCTGATCGGCACCCCGAACGTCTGGACCATTTCCGTGATCGTCGGGATTGGCGTGCTGCTCGGCGGGCTGTCCTTCCTGGGCGCGTCCGGCCGTGAATACGTGCCGATGGCTGCGTTGTTCGTGCTGCTCCTGGGCGGCGACGATCCGGACGGCTACTCGTTCGGCTACGGCGTGCAGATGCTGGTCGGTGTTGGTGTCGGGCTGGCCGTGAATGCCCTTGTCTTCCCGCCCCTGCACCTGAACGGCGCCGTCAACGGGCTGGTGACGCTGCGGAAATCGCTGGCGCGGCAGCTGCGGGACATGGGCACGGCGCTGGAGGAAACCTGGCCGCCGAAGCACGAGGACTGGTCCCAGCGCGAGAGTGAACTGGATACCCTGACCAAAGAGGTCCGGGAAGCCGTGGAGCTGGCCGACACCAGCCGGCACGGAAACATCCGCAGCCGCAAGTACAGCCGTGATTTCACTGCCGACTACCGGGCGCTGCGGGCCATGGAACGCGCCACCCGGCACGTGAAGGATATGACGGAAGTGCTCACGGATGCGATCTGGCGCAATCCCGAACATGTGGCCGTCCCGGCTGCCCTGACCGTACCGCTGGCCAAGGCCGTGAACGGCTGCGCAGAAGCGGTGGAGATCTGGGATCCCGAAAGCGAGGAGCACGCGACGGCCACCCAGGCACTCGTGGAGCTGGTGCGGCTGGTCAACACCTCAGGCTCGGCCGAGAGCCCGGTGGATGCGACGGCGGCACTGGCCATGGACCTGCGCCGCATCCTGCGGATCATCAATACGGAGTCCGACGACGACGCCTAGGCCGTGTTCCTGTCCTGCCTGCCGGCGAAAGGCCCGCCCCGGATTTCCGCCGCTGATTCGCCAACGCTAATGCGGAAGACTTCGCCGGGTAAAGCCGCCGTTCTGAAAATAATTGAATTCCCGCAATAAGCGTGCAATGACAGGCATTCAGGAGTATTCGGCGTTCCTCCCTGGAATCCGCAAGGTTGACACTGTCCCGCGGAAAAGCAAGACTGCGAAACAGAAAGACACAGTGCACTGCGTATCACAAAGCACCATCCGTAGGGGTCAGCCGCCCGGAAATCCGGGGTAGACAACATGGAGGGCCTCCCCAATTAAAGGGGGAACGAATGTCAGTGAAACAACGCAGAAATATCCTGCCGGGATTAGCCGCATTTTCGCTTGCAGCCATATCCCTGGCGAGTTGCTCTCCAGCAGACACGGCGGAAGGTTCCGCTGCCCCGGCGACGTCAGCTAGCCAGAGTCCGGGAAACGACCCCTCCGGATCGGCCTCCCCGGTCTCGGCGCCGGACCAGGGCGATGCCGTCCTCGTTACCCGGATGGAGGAGCCGGACGGCGGCAGCTTCGCCGTCCATGGTCTCCGTAGTGATGCCGAGGCCCTCACCTTCCACGCAAACTGTGCCCGGGCCAGCACCGTCACCGTTGACGTGGCGAAGCTCGGACCTGTGACGTTCACGTGTGGGCAGCATGGTGCAACCACCACCGCGACGGTGGATGCCCGGCCCGCCGCAGGCATCATTGACGTGACGGTGACCGGGGAGGAAAGCGTTGCCTGGGGTGTGACCATCACCGAGGACGAACTGCGCTAAACGCAAAACGGCTCGTGTCCCGGGATATTCCGGGACACGAGCCGTTTTATGTGAAATGCGGGGGTCTAGCCCTCGTCCGTCAGCAGACCAATCTCGGCGAGCTGACGGGCCATCCCGGCGCCGTCGGGGGCGTAGATCCACGGCACGTCCACCGGGGTCTCCCCCGGCTTCCCGGTCCGTCCACCGGCGAGCACCGCTTCGCCGGCCGAGAGCTGGCGGATGGCGATGGCCCGGACGTTCTCCGGGTGGCGCTTAGCGAAGTCCGCATAGATCTCTTCGTCGTGCTGGCCGTTGTCGCCGATCAGCAGCCACTTGATATCCGGGAACTCCTGGGCCAGCCGTTCCAGCTGGGTGCGCTTGTGCGCCTGGCCGCTGCGGAACCAGCGGTCCGTGGTGGGACCCCAGTCGGTCAGCAGCAGCGGACCGGCCGGATACAGGTTGCGGGTAATGAACCGGGTCAGGGTGGCGGCCACATTCCAGGCACCTGTGGAGAGGTAGAGCACGGGGCCTACGGGGTTCTCCCGTGCCAGCCGGTCCATCATCACCGACATGCCGGGCGTGGGCGTGCGGGCATGCTCATCGAGGACAAAGGTGTTCCACGCTGCCAGCATCGGACGCGGCAGGGCGGTGACCATGATCGTGTCGTCA is a genomic window containing:
- a CDS encoding App1 family protein, which gives rise to MTKNPLARPADKTPVAHLGMRMEDSLHAWRDERARKRGDVQTVLPFTGYGSTEWVRVLGRVILAKPGYFDGAEKSMASKAIADGIRGWRNFMSPPVNKATVTVVVGDQKHVVTADRGGVVDAVLPADLAPGWTTVLLRSEDGEETTAPIYVVDPAAEVGVVSDIDDTIMVTALPRPMLAAWNTFVLDEHARTPTPGMSVMMDRLARENPVGPVLYLSTGAWNVAATLTRFITRNLYPAGPLLLTDWGPTTDRWFRSGQAHKRTQLERLAQEFPDIKWLLIGDNGQHDEEIYADFAKRHPENVRAIAIRQLSAGEAVLAGGRTGKPGETPVDVPWIYAPDGAGMARQLAEIGLLTDEG